A genomic region of Syntrophotaleaceae bacterium contains the following coding sequences:
- a CDS encoding phage tail protein, producing the protein MADWFHNNLTDLLPPLYEHKDESGDLRSLLSLPAGTLDEIKEAIDRFPDIFDVERCDERFLPLLAYLVGHRYDGTDTPENQRRLIREAVEIYRRKGTIPAIGRSLTSIGWEGQIEETFRSALRLNSRSRLSSAKLPGNVFSLGVYRVHSLNLAEGVRDALSFHHPAGTRAFFLQWLATFLEIGSDLEFQNAAHVRSVVLAFLDETFVLGRSRLGSCRHLTNKQRIYDYLQLTSTVEMVPEIDRAANKVSRFHGRQNRMRLNHRPLNERRLVNTSIREDRLSFCNPIYTGRDYLTDIVESGFNLSADHINRRKLSFADAETLYCFRQKDLFSILQAEASEALQNRQTFGLNIEARNRQCFQLGRSPLNGDVVINAIQGGHSSALLVATAGCKARVTEASDLINRWRRRGPVFKLNANVLNNRTLTNANLTGERASLEVYVDTGSLQRPRIVPLSLNQRALNTTSLRLSVDRTRPLRIGRMKLNQAGFRFTEPSYRWLFRQQDFSEAQEAATESAVNKYQVTQWPV; encoded by the coding sequence GTGGCGGACTGGTTCCACAACAATCTTACCGATCTGCTGCCGCCGCTGTATGAGCACAAGGATGAAAGCGGCGACCTTCGCTCTCTGCTTTCACTCCCGGCAGGCACACTCGATGAGATCAAGGAGGCCATCGACAGGTTCCCCGACATTTTTGATGTGGAGCGCTGTGACGAGCGGTTTCTGCCCTTGCTCGCATATCTGGTGGGTCACCGCTATGACGGCACGGACACGCCGGAAAACCAGCGTCGTCTGATTCGTGAAGCGGTCGAAATATACCGCCGCAAAGGAACCATCCCTGCCATCGGGCGCAGTCTTACATCGATTGGCTGGGAAGGCCAGATTGAAGAAACCTTCCGCAGCGCCCTCCGTTTGAACTCCCGCTCCCGTTTGAGCTCGGCAAAACTCCCCGGCAATGTGTTCAGCCTCGGAGTGTATCGGGTTCACAGTCTCAACCTGGCTGAAGGTGTACGGGATGCATTGTCTTTCCATCACCCGGCTGGTACCCGGGCGTTTTTCCTGCAGTGGCTCGCTACCTTTTTAGAGATCGGGTCTGATCTGGAATTTCAGAATGCCGCCCATGTCCGCAGTGTGGTTCTGGCATTTCTCGATGAAACTTTCGTGCTGGGAAGAAGCCGTCTTGGCTCCTGCCGCCATCTGACCAACAAGCAGCGGATATACGATTACCTGCAGCTGACCAGCACCGTGGAGATGGTTCCTGAAATCGACCGGGCCGCCAACAAGGTCTCCCGTTTTCATGGCCGTCAAAACAGGATGCGCCTCAATCACAGGCCGCTCAACGAAAGACGGCTGGTGAACACCTCCATCCGCGAGGACAGGCTGTCCTTCTGTAATCCGATTTATACCGGCCGGGACTATCTCACCGATATTGTCGAATCCGGTTTCAACCTCTCGGCCGACCATATCAATCGCCGCAAACTGTCCTTTGCCGATGCGGAAACCCTTTACTGCTTCCGGCAGAAAGACCTCTTTTCAATTCTGCAGGCAGAGGCTTCGGAAGCCCTGCAGAACAGACAGACCTTCGGCTTAAACATCGAAGCGAGAAATCGGCAATGTTTCCAGCTGGGCCGCTCACCGCTCAACGGGGATGTGGTCATCAATGCCATTCAGGGTGGACACAGCAGTGCGCTGCTGGTTGCCACCGCCGGATGCAAAGCCCGGGTCACCGAAGCATCAGACCTCATCAACCGCTGGCGTCGGAGAGGGCCTGTATTCAAGCTCAACGCGAATGTCCTCAACAACCGGACTTTGACTAATGCGAACCTCACCGGAGAACGGGCATCGCTTGAAGTCTATGTGGATACAGGTTCTCTCCAACGCCCACGGATTGTGCCTTTGAGCCTCAACCAACGCGCCCTCAACACGACCTCTTTACGCCTCTCCGTGGATCGGACCCGACCGCTCCGCATCGGACGGATGAAACTCAATCAGGCGGGTTTCCGGTTCACCGAGCCGTCCTACCGATGGCTGTTCCGTCAGCAGGATTTCAGCGAGGCGCAGGAAGCCGCTACAGAGAGCGCCGTGAACAAATATCAAGTAACCCAATGGCCTGTTTAA
- a CDS encoding baseplate J/gp47 family protein yields IDDDTWSEVRHFQESDGDSLHFMADTDALDITSILFGDGQFGAVPAAGKTISVSWLESLGAKGNIGPGRITQLLSAVYHDGAQIPLTISNPVAATGGSSRETIQHARNQAPAELRSLWKAVTLQDYKALAEGYPGVSKAKVLDTNDCQNIRYYNVHLAIAPNGGGMPSGLLKRDLAEYLERRKVITVEVNLFDPVYRSIHIDCEVYAWPGEALENVRSRIESALADFFAFDQVSFGQTIHSSDLIALIDGVRGVSHIHLYTPQLNVDLGRGEIPVLGSVNLDMRRAE; encoded by the coding sequence ATCGATGATGATACCTGGAGTGAGGTCCGCCATTTTCAGGAAAGCGATGGCGACAGCCTTCACTTTATGGCCGACACGGATGCCTTGGACATTACCTCCATCCTCTTTGGTGACGGTCAATTCGGAGCGGTTCCCGCTGCCGGGAAAACCATTTCCGTGAGTTGGCTCGAAAGCCTCGGAGCCAAGGGAAACATCGGACCGGGCCGTATTACACAGCTTCTTTCAGCCGTCTATCACGATGGTGCTCAAATCCCGCTGACCATCTCCAACCCGGTGGCGGCTACAGGCGGCTCATCCCGCGAGACCATTCAGCATGCCCGTAATCAGGCTCCGGCCGAACTGCGCAGTCTCTGGAAGGCGGTAACGCTTCAGGACTACAAGGCGCTTGCCGAGGGTTATCCCGGTGTCTCCAAGGCCAAGGTGCTCGATACCAACGACTGCCAGAACATCCGTTATTACAACGTCCATCTGGCCATCGCGCCCAACGGTGGCGGCATGCCATCCGGGCTTCTCAAGCGTGATCTGGCTGAATATCTGGAACGCCGCAAGGTGATCACCGTCGAGGTGAATCTGTTCGATCCGGTGTACCGATCCATTCATATCGATTGTGAAGTCTATGCATGGCCGGGTGAAGCGCTCGAAAATGTGCGCAGTCGAATCGAATCGGCACTGGCGGATTTCTTTGCTTTCGATCAGGTGAGCTTTGGGCAGACCATCCATTCATCCGATCTCATTGCCCTGATCGATGGTGTTCGGGGAGTCAGTCACATTCATCTCTATACGCCCCAACTGAACGTGGACCTCGGGCGCGGTGAAATACCGGTTCTCGGCTCGGTCAATCTCGACATGCGGAGGGCTGAATAG